The following coding sequences lie in one Fimbriimonadaceae bacterium genomic window:
- a CDS encoding inorganic diphosphatase: MSLLTLPLGKNAPQEFNAIIEVPRYSTNKYEYDPALDMIRLDRVLFSPLFYPWDYGFLPSTKYLDGDAIDVLVLCSHPTFPGCVVEAKPIGVLEMYDEKGSDEKILAVASKDPRFGNRESMDEVNPHTLNEIHHFFEIYKLLEDKTVEVFGWKGKDVALELIEKYRTDK, from the coding sequence ATGAGTCTTCTCACATTGCCTCTCGGAAAGAACGCTCCCCAAGAATTCAACGCGATTATTGAGGTGCCGCGGTACAGCACCAACAAGTACGAATACGATCCGGCTTTGGACATGATCCGGCTCGACCGGGTGCTCTTTTCGCCGCTGTTTTATCCGTGGGATTACGGCTTTTTGCCGTCAACAAAGTATTTGGATGGGGACGCCATCGATGTGCTGGTGCTGTGTTCGCATCCCACTTTTCCGGGCTGTGTGGTTGAGGCGAAGCCGATTGGCGTCTTGGAAATGTACGACGAGAAGGGGTCGGACGAGAAGATCCTCGCCGTTGCCTCGAAGGACCCGCGATTTGGAAATCGTGAGTCGATGGATGAGGTGAATCCTCATACACTCAATGAGATTCACCACTTTTTCGAGATTTACAAGCTGCTGGAAGACAAAACTGTTGAGGTCTTTGGCTGGAAGGGCAAAGACGTTGCGCTGGAACTGATTGAGAAATACCGGACGGACAAATGA